Proteins encoded together in one Candidatus Binataceae bacterium window:
- a CDS encoding zf-HC2 domain-containing protein: MNCRNIVKELSNYLDEALDSTLKASIEKHLEHCEDCKVVVDTTKQTIQIYCNSEPAPLPEDTRLRLRDALKKRLRGVRV, from the coding sequence GTGAATTGCAGGAACATCGTAAAAGAACTTTCGAACTACCTCGACGAAGCGCTCGATTCCACGCTGAAGGCCTCTATTGAAAAGCACCTCGAGCATTGTGAAGACTGCAAAGTGGTAGTGGACACGACCAAGCAGACCATCCAGATCTATTGCAACTCCGAGCCCGCTCCTCTGCCGGAAGACACGCGTCTCAGGCTCAGGGATGCTCTTAAGAAGCGGCTTCGCGGCGTTCGGGTTTAG